AAGAAGGATTAAAGTCAGCCGCAGTAAAATTATGCAGCTATCGCATGTGCACACCTTGCCAACTTATCATAAGTATTTTAAACATCTTCAGGATTTAGGATACATTAAGTACACCCCATCTTATGATCCAGGATATAAAAGCGAAGTTAAGTTATGTAAAAAGAGGCTATCTCAAAATATTTGAGATAGCCTCTTTGATTTTAAATGATTATCTGAAATTAAATATCATGAAGTTATATTGTATTTCTTTTTGATTGCCTGGATTTCTTTTTCGAGCCTGCTGAGAACCGCCAAATCAGGCTTAGACATTTTGGACCCAGTTTTATTGAGTTTTTTATTGACAATAGACATTTCACGTCCGATTGTGGCCTGCTCAGTTATAGCATATGCCTCAGTCTGTTTTACCGATGCATGACCCAGCAGTTCTTTAACTACATTAATAGGGACGTTGTTATTTAATGTGACAGTGCTTCCGAAAGTACGGCGGGCCATATGCGTGTTTAATGTAAGAGGAAAGCCGCACAAGACTGCCAACTCTTTCAGGTACTCATTCATTTTCTGGTTGGATGAAACAGGAAGCACGGTTCCACGCTGGATACACAGCGGGTGCTCTTTATATTTTTCAACTATTTTCAGTGCTTGGGGAAGAAGAGGGACATTAAATGATGAGTTTGTTTTCTGCCTTTCGGACATAATCCACAGGTTTCTGTCAATACCTTTTTTGATATCAGTCTTTTTTAATTGGTATGCGTCTATGTAAGCCAGGCCAGTGTAGCATTGGAAGACAAATACATCCCTTACGACATTGAGCCTGTCAGTTGTGAAATAATGACTTTCCAGTTCGTACAGTTCCTGCGCGGTGAGCGGTTTTTTTACCAGTTTTGTTTTACGTCCCTTAAAGTTCTTAAATGGATCCTTTGTGATTATTTCCTTATCGATGGTGCGGATTACAATCTTTTTGAAATTTGCAATATACTTTAGGGTGTTGTTGCTGCTGCAGTCGCGTACAGTTCTAAGGTAAAACTCGAAATCCTTTACAAACTCAAGATTCAAATCCGCAAATTCAAGATCGTGCTTTTTAACCTTGAATTTTATAAACGCAGTCAAATGGTTTTTAGTAATGGTAAACCGGTCAAGGGTGCCTTTTGCATAGCCTTTTCCAAGAAGCGCCTCCATTTCATCGTTATGCTTTTGAAATTCTTCCAGCACCTTAATCTTTGGGGCTGTCCTTCCCTGAACCTTGTCCATAATTTTTTCAGCGGTTATGATTTTGCCGCTGTACATCATTTCGGTTTTGATTTCATTGATTTTTAAAGTCAGCGAATCCAAAAAGAAGTTCAGTGACTTTGCATTTTCCTTTGAGCCGACCGCTCTTTCGAACCTTTGATCCCATCGTGTATTATCCCATTTTTTCTTAGTTGAGCTTTCCTTACGGATACCGTCAACAGTTATTCTGAAATACATAATCCATTCCCTGCTTTCTATTTTGGGTCTTTTTAAAAAGAATCCCAAACCAAAACTGCTTTCCAACATAATCCTACTTTTTAAATTAATAAATGTAGAATAATATCACTGTCAAATCAAGTCGTTAACCCCTGTAATATAAGGGATTTTTGCTGTTTCTGGTGCACTTTTCTGCGCGCCCGAAAGTGCACCGATTCTGGACCTTTAATTTTGTGAGCATTTATAAATATTGAAAACAGCCCATAAAGCAAAAAAGCCAGTAAATCATCGGATTTACTGGCTTTAAGACATTTTTTAAGGCTTTTTAAAAAGATTGAAAACTTTAAGTTTTCCGGCTTTTCGGCCTTTCCGTGGGGAGAGCAGGACTCGAACTTATGAGGTGTCAATTTACCAGAATAAATTAGGAATTAATTCTTCGTTTGTTATATATTGATTATTTTTTTTGAAGTTTTTCAAAAGTGGTGAAATCTTCTTGAAAACCTTAGATGTTTGCAGATTGAGTTTTGGCTTAGTGCAGATATTTCTCTTTTAGAGTAGCTTGAACATTTCCTTTATCACATATTACATTTAATGAAATGTATTTTAAAAATTCTGCGGATTGCATATGTACTGTGGATGAATGTAAAAACCGTGTAAAAGAGCATTTTTTTTTAAAAGGTTCAATTATTTTCTGATTAGAAGAAAAAGTGATAGTACATTCTTATGTTTAAGAGAAACAGAAGGATCTTTGTATTTCTTAAGAATATTGATAGCCTTTAGAAGAGATACCCTTGTAGTAGAATTTGTTTTCTGTTACTTAAATGAAACTCCCAAAGAATAGAACAATTTAAATATATAAAAATATTTTTAGAATTATGATTTGATCATTGATGTCTAAGTTATAAAATTAAAATCAAGAACCATATTATATAACCATTTGCGAGAAATTACAATATAGATATAAGCATTCTTTAGCAACGAACAAATTTAGAACAAATTTAATTTACCAAATCTTATTTTTAATTTAAAAATCAGTAAACTATCTTGACCTTTAATATCTATTCTTTTTATCTCGTAATCATCTTTAAAAGGAAAGCGATTTGGACGATTGCCGATTCTTAATCCCAATTTTATTCTATTGCTAATTAGTATTTGTTTAAAATTTTCTTTCCTATTCCCTGCCTTAGGGTAGTTGCCATAGGGATACGCCAAGACTGGATATATTTTTAATCCATTATCCTCAATTATCTTTTCACATTTTAGAAAATCATTTTGTATTTCTATTGCAGATAATAAACTATATTTTTTATGTTCATATGAATGATATCCTAATTCTATCCTATTGCTATTTAGACCTTTTAACTGCTCAATTGTCATGATCTTTTTTTTAGAAAATCCATAACCATTTATCCATAAATCTGTTTTTCCTATATAAAAAAAAGGAATAAAAAAACTGGCCTTAAAATTAAATTTTTCCAGTAATGGGATAGCAAAAATCAGTTGATTTTCAGTAGCATCGTCAAAAGTGAGTACAATGCTTTTTTTGGGTATAGATTTCATTCTTTGTAATTCGGAAAAATGAAACGTTGTATAATTGTTGTTTTTTAAATATTGAAGCTGTTGCTCTAAGTTTTGCACAGAAACAGTTAATTTATTACTTTCAGTATCACAAATGTTATGATACATTAAAATAGGGAGTATAGCCATTTTATATATTAAAGATTATAAAAATAAAAAACTAATCTAACTTGAATTTTAAAATATTTAGACAATTGAAACGATTATGATCTCACATTTTCTTATGAATCAAATTATTTTAGAAAAAAATAAAACCTCAATAATTTTTATATTTTCTGTTTTTGTATTTTCAAAAGTTTTGCGTATTTCATATAACAGAAGAAACTCTGAATTAGTGCAAATGATAGCCCGTCTATTCCATTAAAAATACCTTTCTTAAAAAAATAGCAACGAATAAAAGCGACTATTCCATTTAGAATAGGTTTGTAAAATTTTACTCTCACATTTTTATCAAAAAGCTGTTGGGATTGCCAAGTAGTATATAGGTTTTTTTTTAAAATAATATGATCTAAAGACTTCCAAGCATAATGTAAAATATGCACAGGTACTTTTTTAGCATTTTGTGCAATTATTCTTTGATGAACTATTGAATCTGATGGATGGGCTGTTTTTTTATTAAAAAGCCGGACTGTATAATCTGGATACCAACCTGAAAAATTTATAAGTTTATCATCTAAAAAATTTTTTATTCTAAAGCTAAAAGCATCATAATTGCCTTCTAAATATTCTTTTGTAAAAATAAAATTTTCCGCATCTTTATCTAGAAATTCATCTGCATCCAGATTAAGAATCCAATCATTTTTGCAGTATTGAAGACCATAAGAGCGTTGCGGACCATCTCCCAGAAAAGACTGTTTTATAATAATTGCTCCTTTTTCTTTGGCTATTTTAGCTGTTTTGTCATTACTGAATGAATCTA
The Flavobacterium humidisoli DNA segment above includes these coding regions:
- a CDS encoding polysaccharide deacetylase family protein — encoded protein: MAILPILMYHNICDTESNKLTVSVQNLEQQLQYLKNNNYTTFHFSELQRMKSIPKKSIVLTFDDATENQLIFAIPLLEKFNFKASFFIPFFYIGKTDLWINGYGFSKKKIMTIEQLKGLNSNRIELGYHSYEHKKYSLLSAIEIQNDFLKCEKIIEDNGLKIYPVLAYPYGNYPKAGNRKENFKQILISNRIKLGLRIGNRPNRFPFKDDYEIKRIDIKGQDSLLIFKLKIRFGKLNLF
- a CDS encoding site-specific integrase; the encoded protein is MLESSFGLGFFLKRPKIESREWIMYFRITVDGIRKESSTKKKWDNTRWDQRFERAVGSKENAKSLNFFLDSLTLKINEIKTEMMYSGKIITAEKIMDKVQGRTAPKIKVLEEFQKHNDEMEALLGKGYAKGTLDRFTITKNHLTAFIKFKVKKHDLEFADLNLEFVKDFEFYLRTVRDCSSNNTLKYIANFKKIVIRTIDKEIITKDPFKNFKGRKTKLVKKPLTAQELYELESHYFTTDRLNVVRDVFVFQCYTGLAYIDAYQLKKTDIKKGIDRNLWIMSERQKTNSSFNVPLLPQALKIVEKYKEHPLCIQRGTVLPVSSNQKMNEYLKELAVLCGFPLTLNTHMARRTFGSTVTLNNNVPINVVKELLGHASVKQTEAYAITEQATIGREMSIVNKKLNKTGSKMSKPDLAVLSRLEKEIQAIKKKYNITS
- a CDS encoding glycosyltransferase family 2 protein, giving the protein MKISGLIITLNEEKNIGKCIDSLFRICDEIVVVDSFSNDKTAKIAKEKGAIIIKQSFLGDGPQRSYGLQYCKNDWILNLDADEFLDKDAENFIFTKEYLEGNYDAFSFRIKNFLDDKLINFSGWYPDYTVRLFNKKTAHPSDSIVHQRIIAQNAKKVPVHILHYAWKSLDHIILKKNLYTTWQSQQLFDKNVRVKFYKPILNGIVAFIRCYFFKKGIFNGIDGLSFALIQSFFCYMKYAKLLKIQKQKI